A region from the Candidatus Beckwithbacteria bacterium genome encodes:
- a CDS encoding class I SAM-dependent methyltransferase, with product MKLNQLFNHKTRLYKNGLNESIIKYVDFNKKILDVGCCEGTLGKYLKQHKQAVVFAIDISSQAITQAQKNLDQAFTLNIETDRLPFPQKSFDVIICADILEHLFDPLAVLKKLKPFLKNNGIFILSIPNIANIKIRWNLLLGRFYYQKDGIMDDSHVRFFTRKTSQKLVADAGLKILALDYSPGFEFFFLKGRVLKIKILKTLLYQLTKLSPSLFCAQFIIVAQL from the coding sequence ATGAAACTAAACCAATTATTTAACCACAAAACCCGCCTTTATAAAAACGGTTTAAACGAATCGATCATTAAATACGTTGATTTTAATAAAAAAATTCTTGATGTTGGCTGTTGTGAAGGCACCCTGGGAAAATACCTTAAACAGCATAAACAGGCCGTTGTCTTTGCTATTGATATCTCCAGTCAAGCCATTACCCAAGCCCAAAAAAATCTCGATCAAGCTTTTACTTTAAACATTGAAACTGATCGTCTGCCTTTCCCCCAAAAGTCATTTGATGTTATTATCTGCGCCGATATTTTAGAACATTTATTCGATCCGTTAGCGGTCTTAAAAAAACTTAAACCCTTTCTAAAAAATAACGGAATTTTCATCTTATCAATCCCCAACATTGCCAATATTAAAATCAGATGGAATTTACTCTTAGGCAGATTCTATTATCAAAAAGACGGCATTATGGACGACTCCCATGTTCGTTTCTTCACTCGTAAAACCAGCCAAAAACTGGTGGCTGATGCCGGCCTGAAAATCCTTGCTCTCGATTATTCTCCCGGATTTGAGTTCTTCTTTTTAAAAGGCAGGGTTCTAAAGATTAAAATACTAAAAACATTGCTTTATCAACTCACCAAATTATCGCCTTCGCTTTTCTGCGCCCAATTCATTATCGTCGCTCAACTATGA